The proteins below are encoded in one region of Vibrio sp. ED004:
- the proX gene encoding glycine betaine/L-proline ABC transporter substrate-binding protein ProX — protein MNNSWKSKLAVSIVSTLAVSTNVWAASLPGEGVSVQPVQSSVAEETFQTLIVNRALEELGYDVKSTQEVDYNVGYTSIAKGDATFLTVGWFPLHADKYTMAGGDDKFYREGQYVSGAAQGYLIDKKTAEKYNITNIGQLTDPKIAKLFDADGDGKADLTGCNPGWGCEMVIEHQLSAFKLDDTVTHNQGNYAAIIADTISRYQKGESILYYTWTPYWVSGVLVPNEDVVWLEVPFSSLPGERSDVDTTLSNGKNYGFQMNSMRIIANKEFAKNNPSAAKLFEIIKLNINDVSAQNMMMSKGKNSSADIEAHVNGWIKANQNTFDAWIAEAKKAAL, from the coding sequence ATGAATAATTCATGGAAGAGCAAACTTGCAGTGAGTATCGTTTCTACACTGGCAGTATCAACGAACGTGTGGGCAGCAAGCCTACCGGGTGAAGGTGTATCAGTTCAGCCTGTTCAATCGTCTGTAGCAGAAGAAACATTCCAAACGTTGATTGTTAATCGTGCTCTAGAAGAACTTGGCTACGATGTGAAATCAACGCAAGAAGTGGACTACAACGTAGGCTACACCTCAATTGCAAAAGGTGACGCAACATTCCTAACGGTAGGTTGGTTCCCGCTTCACGCAGACAAATACACAATGGCGGGTGGCGATGACAAATTCTACCGCGAAGGCCAATATGTAAGTGGTGCAGCGCAAGGTTACCTGATTGATAAGAAAACGGCAGAAAAGTACAACATCACTAATATTGGTCAGTTAACTGATCCAAAAATTGCGAAACTGTTTGATGCAGATGGTGATGGCAAAGCAGACCTAACAGGCTGTAACCCTGGTTGGGGTTGTGAGATGGTAATTGAACATCAACTGTCAGCATTCAAACTGGACGATACAGTAACTCACAACCAAGGTAACTATGCGGCTATCATTGCAGACACGATTTCACGTTACCAAAAGGGTGAATCAATCCTTTACTACACGTGGACACCGTACTGGGTAAGTGGTGTATTGGTTCCTAACGAAGACGTAGTATGGCTAGAAGTGCCATTCTCTTCACTTCCTGGCGAGCGTTCGGATGTTGATACTACTTTATCTAACGGTAAAAACTACGGCTTCCAAATGAACTCAATGCGTATCATCGCGAACAAAGAGTTTGCGAAGAACAACCCATCAGCCGCTAAGCTTTTCGAAATCATCAAACTGAACATCAACGATGTAAGTGCTCAGAACATGATGATGAGTAAAGGTAAGAACAGCTCGGCTGATATCGAAGCGCACGTAAACGGTTGGATTAAAGCGAACCAAAATACGTTTGATGCTTGGATTGCAGAAGCGAAGAAAGCAGCACTATAG
- a CDS encoding TIGR03643 family protein codes for MKLSKENESRIIEMAWEDRTPFEAIELQFGLNESQVIRFMRSHLKLGSFKLWRSRVSGRTTKHLKLRSTDVSRGYCPTQYKHR; via the coding sequence ATGAAGTTATCTAAAGAAAATGAATCAAGAATCATCGAAATGGCGTGGGAAGATAGAACGCCATTTGAAGCAATAGAATTGCAATTTGGTTTAAACGAATCGCAAGTGATTCGTTTTATGCGCAGTCATCTTAAGCTTGGTAGTTTTAAGTTATGGCGCTCTCGTGTTTCTGGGCGCACAACCAAGCATTTAAAATTGCGTAGTACCGATGTATCGAGAGGCTACTGTCCAACTCAGTACAAGCACCGTTAA
- a CDS encoding nuclear transport factor 2 family protein, with protein MLNNQVLEACKQGINAWQKAFNSQDAKGCADQYTEACVMEARPFGTFEGREAIQAFWQNIIDQGFKDVDYTDVKWEEHPEGGYILTASWTMNKAFGVVHREHWALEADGCARLVSDDFEVQGER; from the coding sequence ATGTTAAACAACCAAGTATTAGAAGCATGTAAGCAAGGCATTAACGCATGGCAAAAAGCATTCAACAGCCAAGATGCAAAAGGTTGTGCAGACCAATACACTGAGGCTTGTGTCATGGAAGCTCGCCCATTCGGCACGTTTGAAGGCCGTGAAGCGATTCAAGCATTTTGGCAAAACATCATTGACCAAGGCTTCAAAGACGTTGATTACACTGATGTTAAGTGGGAAGAGCACCCTGAGGGTGGTTACATTCTTACCGCTAGCTGGACAATGAACAAAGCGTTTGGTGTCGTGCACCGTGAACACTGGGCATTAGAAGCGGATGGCTGTGCTCGCCTAGTAAGCGATGACTTTGAAGTTCAAGGCGAACGCTAG
- a CDS encoding ABC-type transport auxiliary lipoprotein family protein, which produces MRKLLISLITLFGLLGCSTPTDGTNAYLLPESTLDKPIFKVKTKVELPDYLDTIGIAYRKSENELVSARKHVWAENLEGLLEERVNISDTSGEPERELTITFEQFNGSYTGNAEVKGTWVLSDQGSELARADFESKVPLKEAGYEALVEALGEGLDQVLTDIQAQLP; this is translated from the coding sequence ATGAGAAAGCTATTGATATCACTTATCACGTTGTTTGGGCTTTTAGGGTGTTCAACGCCTACTGATGGTACTAACGCGTATCTTTTGCCGGAAAGTACGCTAGATAAACCGATCTTTAAGGTCAAAACGAAAGTGGAACTACCCGACTATCTCGACACCATAGGGATTGCGTATCGCAAGTCTGAAAATGAACTGGTTTCTGCACGTAAACATGTTTGGGCTGAGAACCTTGAAGGTTTGCTTGAAGAGCGGGTCAATATTTCTGATACATCGGGAGAGCCTGAAAGGGAGTTGACGATAACCTTTGAGCAGTTCAACGGCTCTTATACCGGAAACGCAGAAGTGAAAGGAACTTGGGTATTGAGCGATCAAGGTTCAGAGCTCGCGCGTGCCGATTTTGAATCAAAAGTACCCTTGAAAGAAGCAGGTTATGAAGCGCTGGTTGAAGCCTTGGGTGAAGGCCTAGATCAGGTGCTGACAGATATACAGGCGCAATTGCCTTAG
- the proW gene encoding glycine betaine/L-proline ABC transporter permease ProW translates to MSSEQTNNDPWSQAAPSTQPASDPWGQTTETTPSADWLSSETVEVTPFDPLNPFAEAVLPVDTWVESGLNWLVEHGRPLFQAIRVPIDFILSSFETALVSTPAPFMLIILFLVAWQFSNLKLGVATVVSLTFIGLIGAWSEAMTTLSLVMTSVFFCLLIGLPMGIWLARSNTAAKFVRPILDAMQTTPAFVYLVPIVMLFGIGNVPGVVVTIIFALPPVVRLTILGIQQVPEELIEAGHSFGASKKQMLYRIQLPLALPTIMAGVNQTLMLSLSMVVIASMIAVGGLGQMVLRGIGRLDMGLAAVGGLGIVILAILLDRITQVLGVNAGNTKLRWYRMGPVSLVLNALNRGNKSELQLRKNTNE, encoded by the coding sequence ATGTCGTCGGAACAAACAAATAATGACCCATGGTCGCAAGCAGCTCCCTCTACTCAGCCAGCAAGTGATCCTTGGGGTCAAACAACTGAGACCACACCATCTGCGGATTGGTTAAGCAGCGAAACCGTTGAGGTGACGCCTTTTGACCCACTGAACCCTTTCGCTGAAGCCGTACTACCAGTGGATACTTGGGTTGAGTCTGGTCTGAATTGGTTGGTTGAACATGGACGCCCATTGTTTCAGGCGATACGTGTGCCTATCGATTTCATCCTAAGTTCATTTGAAACAGCACTGGTTTCTACACCAGCACCATTCATGCTGATCATCTTATTTTTAGTTGCATGGCAGTTTTCAAACCTGAAGCTTGGTGTTGCTACCGTAGTATCCTTGACGTTCATTGGTCTAATTGGCGCTTGGTCCGAAGCCATGACCACGCTTTCGTTGGTGATGACATCGGTCTTCTTCTGCCTGTTGATTGGTTTACCCATGGGGATATGGCTCGCCCGCAGTAACACGGCGGCTAAATTCGTTCGTCCAATTCTGGATGCCATGCAAACTACGCCAGCCTTCGTTTATCTAGTACCCATCGTAATGTTGTTTGGTATCGGTAACGTACCGGGTGTTGTTGTGACCATCATATTCGCACTGCCGCCAGTGGTACGTTTAACCATTTTGGGTATTCAGCAAGTACCGGAAGAGTTGATCGAAGCTGGTCACTCATTTGGCGCGAGCAAAAAGCAGATGCTTTACCGAATTCAACTGCCATTAGCATTGCCAACCATCATGGCGGGCGTAAACCAAACACTGATGCTGTCTCTATCTATGGTGGTTATCGCATCAATGATTGCGGTAGGTGGTCTAGGTCAAATGGTATTGAGAGGTATCGGCCGCTTAGATATGGGGCTGGCCGCAGTCGGTGGTCTTGGCATCGTTATTCTCGCCATCTTATTGGATCGCATTACCCAAGTGTTGGGTGTGAATGCGGGCAATACAAAATTACGCTGGTACCGCATGGGACCTGTTTCCCTTGTACTTAATGCTTTAAATCGCGGTAACAAATCAGAACTTCAATTAAGGAAAAACACCAATGAATAA
- the pqiB gene encoding intermembrane transport protein PqiB yields MEKQNTSDAKVSKKSELSPVWIVPIIAVLVGCWMLFQYFNNRGPEITLILPDASGIEAGKTAIKSKNVHVGTITDVALSEDYEYIIAKAQIDKKASRMINADTQFWVVEPHVGTDGISGLETILSGSYIELKPGKSSESQLKFDVLDTPPVAGPDTKGIRVVVSHHKANQLNVGEPVLHHGFVVGRVEKTSFDYQKKEGKYQLFIFAPYDGLIFEKTQFWLSSGIDVRFGANGLDVNFASIESILTGGVSFDVAESIKPGAQIKENLHEYTLYDNYDAVLQGKYTTSIDYVLLFEESVRGLRKGAPVEYRGVRIGTVDTVPLQIRMDKDGKVSNRIPILIKLEIERVSEVFRAVNAKTFAERVKLQMGEGLRATLKTGNLLTGALFVDINFYEDEEPYEPREFDGYPVFPVVAGGLTEIQKQITDFLTKINELPLDATVANLNSSLSSLDTTLKSMDELLDSEGAKALPQDLSETMKQLEATLESYDDDSDAYKQLISASEELEHVLKELRPLIKVLNDKPNALVFGSDVEEDPIPVKGVE; encoded by the coding sequence ATGGAAAAGCAAAATACTTCAGATGCAAAAGTATCGAAAAAAAGCGAGCTGTCGCCAGTCTGGATAGTACCGATTATTGCGGTATTAGTCGGGTGTTGGATGCTATTTCAATATTTCAACAATCGTGGGCCAGAGATAACCCTTATCTTGCCGGATGCCTCGGGTATAGAGGCCGGGAAAACGGCGATTAAGTCTAAGAATGTCCATGTGGGAACCATTACCGATGTTGCTTTGAGCGAAGACTATGAATACATCATAGCGAAAGCACAGATAGACAAGAAAGCATCTCGCATGATTAATGCTGACACTCAATTCTGGGTCGTTGAGCCACATGTTGGTACCGATGGTATCAGTGGCCTAGAGACTATTCTTTCGGGCTCTTATATTGAGTTAAAGCCGGGTAAATCGAGTGAGTCTCAGCTGAAGTTTGATGTGCTCGACACGCCACCTGTCGCGGGGCCAGATACTAAAGGTATTCGTGTTGTGGTGTCACATCATAAGGCGAATCAACTTAATGTCGGTGAGCCCGTGTTGCACCATGGTTTTGTTGTGGGGCGTGTGGAAAAAACGAGTTTTGATTACCAAAAGAAAGAGGGCAAATACCAACTGTTTATCTTCGCGCCTTATGATGGGCTGATCTTCGAAAAGACTCAGTTTTGGCTCTCTTCTGGCATCGATGTGAGATTTGGTGCCAATGGTTTAGACGTTAACTTCGCATCAATTGAAAGCATCTTGACAGGTGGTGTGAGCTTTGATGTCGCGGAGAGCATTAAGCCGGGAGCACAAATCAAAGAAAACCTACACGAGTACACGCTTTATGATAACTACGATGCGGTATTACAGGGCAAATACACCACTTCGATTGATTATGTATTGTTGTTTGAAGAATCTGTTCGCGGTTTAAGGAAAGGCGCACCTGTAGAGTATCGTGGTGTACGCATTGGTACGGTGGATACGGTGCCGCTGCAGATTCGCATGGACAAAGATGGAAAGGTATCGAATCGTATTCCAATCCTAATCAAGCTTGAAATTGAGCGAGTATCTGAAGTCTTTAGAGCCGTGAATGCCAAAACCTTTGCAGAGCGGGTCAAACTGCAGATGGGAGAAGGGTTAAGAGCGACATTGAAAACAGGTAACTTGCTCACGGGCGCATTGTTTGTCGATATTAATTTCTATGAAGACGAAGAGCCTTACGAACCAAGAGAATTTGATGGTTACCCAGTGTTCCCAGTGGTGGCTGGTGGATTAACTGAGATACAAAAGCAGATCACTGATTTTCTAACCAAGATTAATGAACTGCCTTTAGATGCCACGGTAGCTAACTTAAATAGCTCTCTCTCTTCTTTAGACACTACTTTGAAGAGTATGGATGAATTACTGGATAGTGAAGGTGCAAAAGCGTTACCTCAAGATCTGAGTGAAACCATGAAGCAACTTGAGGCGACATTAGAAAGCTACGACGATGATTCCGATGCCTACAAGCAATTGATCAGTGCATCTGAAGAGTTAGAACATGTACTTAAAGAACTTCGCCCATTGATTAAGGTATTAAATGACAAACCGAATGCGCTGGTATTTGGTAGCGATGTTGAAGAAGACCCGATTCCAGTTAAGGGAGTGGAATAA
- a CDS encoding transposase — protein sequence MSKYSRELKCIIAKQYLDGTSSLYLAKQYSISSRQVRYWAQMFAIHGTASFLPTKHAATAQTKRKALNLMWTNEWSLTHTSAVLNLIPWDTLCLAQTI from the coding sequence ATGTCCAAATATAGCCGAGAGCTAAAATGTATCATTGCTAAGCAATACTTAGATGGCACGTCATCTCTCTACTTAGCCAAACAATATTCAATTTCGTCAAGACAGGTTCGGTATTGGGCTCAAATGTTTGCCATCCACGGCACTGCTTCATTTTTACCAACTAAGCATGCTGCTACTGCTCAGACAAAACGAAAAGCATTGAATTTAATGTGGACGAATGAATGGTCTCTCACGCACACTAGCGCAGTATTAAACCTCATCCCCTGGGATACTCTCTGTCTGGCTCAAACGATTTAA
- a CDS encoding polysaccharide lyase family 7 protein, giving the protein MIFNPCNFKFCKPLSCSIILAMASCGASAETLNIQSASDWGGAHNSYPASNAIDGSTDWSSRWAAQNAPVNLVLDLGSVQNVQDVAIAWGKGEEQTYKFEIRALADESSSNWDKVYYGYSSGSTSGFENYDVTDVQARWIRIKVFENSAQSVWTNITEVEIRGNDSPDYGLDPNLPPSGNFDLLDWYVSIPVDEGDGYATSIKENALDAGYEDQFFYTGSDGGLVFYTPVEGVTTSSGTKYVRTELREMLRRGDTSYSTSGKDNNWAFSSIPSSEQADFGGIDGTLNATLAINHVTTTTSNTEQVGRIVIGQIHAEKNEPIRLYYHKLPGNDKGAIYFAHETSKSTGGDETWHNLLGNMVTSDGDLNNTSNPSDGIALDETFSYSIVVEGDKLITTISQNGSELAAKEVNMSNSGYDDADNYMYFKAGIYLQDNSSADSDYAQVTFYQLDNNHN; this is encoded by the coding sequence ATGATTTTTAACCCTTGCAACTTTAAGTTTTGCAAACCACTGTCGTGCTCAATTATTTTGGCGATGGCTTCTTGTGGAGCATCGGCTGAAACATTGAATATTCAATCAGCATCAGACTGGGGTGGAGCTCATAACTCTTATCCAGCATCAAATGCGATTGATGGTAGCACCGACTGGTCATCGCGTTGGGCGGCTCAAAATGCCCCTGTTAATTTAGTGCTAGACCTAGGTTCTGTGCAAAATGTTCAAGACGTCGCGATAGCTTGGGGTAAAGGAGAAGAACAAACTTATAAGTTCGAGATCAGAGCATTAGCAGATGAAAGCTCAAGTAACTGGGATAAGGTTTACTATGGATACAGCAGTGGCAGCACATCAGGTTTTGAAAACTATGACGTAACAGATGTTCAAGCTCGCTGGATTCGTATCAAAGTATTTGAAAACAGCGCTCAAAGTGTTTGGACAAACATTACTGAAGTCGAAATCAGAGGTAATGACAGCCCTGACTACGGCCTTGATCCAAACCTACCGCCATCAGGCAACTTCGACTTACTGGATTGGTATGTCAGCATCCCTGTTGATGAAGGAGATGGTTACGCAACTTCTATTAAAGAGAACGCGCTAGATGCTGGTTATGAAGATCAGTTCTTCTATACAGGCAGTGATGGTGGCTTGGTGTTCTATACACCTGTTGAAGGCGTGACCACATCGAGTGGAACTAAGTATGTGCGTACTGAACTGCGAGAAATGCTGCGTCGTGGTGACACTTCTTACTCTACCTCAGGTAAAGACAACAACTGGGCATTTTCGTCTATTCCATCGAGTGAACAGGCTGATTTTGGTGGCATTGACGGCACGTTGAATGCGACGTTGGCCATCAACCATGTGACGACTACGACCTCAAACACAGAGCAAGTTGGTCGAATCGTAATTGGTCAGATCCACGCTGAGAAAAACGAACCGATTCGCCTTTACTACCATAAATTGCCAGGTAATGACAAAGGCGCGATCTACTTTGCTCATGAAACCTCTAAGTCGACTGGCGGCGATGAAACTTGGCATAACTTGTTAGGTAACATGGTCACTTCTGACGGTGACTTGAATAACACCAGCAACCCGAGTGATGGCATTGCGCTAGATGAAACCTTCTCGTACTCCATTGTTGTCGAAGGTGACAAGTTGATCACCACGATTAGCCAGAATGGTTCAGAGCTAGCGGCAAAAGAAGTGAATATGAGTAACAGCGGTTATGACGATGCTGATAACTACATGTACTTTAAAGCAGGTATCTACTTGCAAGATAACTCAAGTGCTGACAGCGATTATGCGCAAGTGACTTTCTACCAGTTAGATAATAATCACAACTAG
- a CDS encoding LysR family transcriptional regulator, protein MSKLKQMSIFAHIVEQGSVSAAAEKLELSKSVVSQHLKILEQELGASLLKRTTRRQSLTSMGERFYLSCKDINVIAESAWDMAKAELEEPQGRIRITAPNALMDLLVAPVITDLMKQYPKLKPELISDDQHLDFMEHDIDLAVRVGSSRDSNLKQKRLGEFKDVLCGVESMRERELDSIPYIANSWQGKQVTHHFSSQGEQDFVYQQQASCTTNSFHSCLALIKSGVGIGVIPDFYLHQLSGEVVDIMPSFQLPTNTVYALNPFASNTPISIQLCVKALEEKLKQDFVKS, encoded by the coding sequence ATGAGTAAGCTAAAGCAGATGTCGATTTTCGCTCATATCGTAGAGCAGGGCTCAGTATCGGCTGCGGCTGAAAAACTAGAGTTGTCAAAATCTGTCGTTAGTCAGCACCTCAAAATTCTGGAACAAGAGCTTGGCGCTTCACTCCTCAAACGTACAACACGAAGACAATCCCTTACCAGTATGGGTGAGCGCTTCTACCTGAGTTGCAAAGACATCAACGTGATCGCCGAATCAGCGTGGGATATGGCGAAAGCCGAACTGGAAGAACCGCAAGGTCGGATTCGAATCACGGCTCCGAATGCACTGATGGACTTGTTGGTAGCGCCTGTGATTACCGACCTAATGAAGCAGTACCCGAAACTAAAGCCGGAACTGATCAGTGATGATCAGCACTTGGATTTCATGGAGCACGATATTGATCTCGCGGTACGAGTAGGCAGTTCGCGTGACAGCAATCTTAAGCAGAAACGGTTAGGCGAGTTTAAAGACGTGTTGTGCGGCGTAGAAAGCATGCGCGAACGCGAACTTGATTCTATTCCTTATATTGCCAACTCTTGGCAAGGAAAACAGGTGACTCATCATTTTAGCTCTCAAGGTGAACAAGACTTCGTCTACCAACAACAAGCCAGTTGTACCACTAATTCATTTCATAGTTGTCTTGCCTTAATCAAATCAGGCGTTGGCATTGGTGTGATCCCAGACTTCTACCTTCACCAGCTATCTGGTGAGGTGGTCGACATCATGCCTAGTTTTCAACTGCCGACCAACACTGTTTATGCGTTGAACCCATTCGCTTCCAACACGCCGATCTCCATCCAACTTTGCGTTAAAGCATTAGAAGAGAAGCTGAAACAGGATTTCGTCAAAAGCTGA
- the rplY gene encoding 50S ribosomal protein L25: MKFEAVVRTELGKGASRRLRHAGKFPAVIYGGEAEAVAIELVHAEVINQMDKPEFYEAITLVVDGAEVKVKPQDVQRHAFKPKVEHMDFIRI; encoded by the coding sequence ATGAAATTTGAAGCAGTAGTACGTACTGAACTAGGTAAAGGTGCGAGCCGCCGCCTACGTCACGCTGGTAAATTCCCAGCTGTAATCTACGGTGGCGAAGCTGAAGCTGTAGCTATCGAACTTGTTCACGCTGAAGTGATCAACCAAATGGATAAGCCTGAATTCTACGAAGCAATCACTCTAGTGGTTGACGGCGCAGAAGTTAAGGTTAAGCCACAAGACGTTCAACGTCACGCGTTCAAGCCAAAAGTTGAACATATGGACTTCATCCGCATCTAA
- a CDS encoding glycosyltransferase, translated as MEPVSIVVITLNEEKRISRLMEELSVQTHQEFEVIVVDSNSEDNTREVAQAYENALPKLTVHHMQERGVSLGRNIGAALAQYNRILFLDADVSLPRNFLAKALYELEENKLEVAGVYMSSKGLPLVHKFGYGLFNAGLFTTQFFFPTAIGACIFSTKRAHDEIGGFDEEIVLCEDCDYVKRASKTWRFRFLNMTFGFDPRRLDQDGVVKTGSTYLKANVRRFFKGEMRNNEMNYKFGHYKEQ; from the coding sequence ATGGAACCGGTAAGCATTGTCGTAATTACGCTAAACGAAGAGAAACGCATTAGCCGCTTAATGGAAGAACTAAGCGTGCAAACCCACCAAGAGTTTGAAGTGATTGTTGTCGACTCGAACAGTGAAGACAACACAAGAGAAGTGGCGCAAGCCTATGAAAATGCGCTGCCAAAATTGACCGTCCACCATATGCAAGAACGTGGCGTAAGCCTTGGTAGAAATATCGGCGCAGCTTTGGCACAGTACAACAGAATCCTTTTCTTGGATGCTGATGTAAGCCTGCCTCGCAACTTCCTCGCTAAAGCACTTTACGAGCTAGAAGAGAACAAGCTTGAAGTAGCGGGTGTCTACATGAGCTCGAAAGGTTTGCCGCTTGTACACAAGTTCGGTTACGGGCTATTTAATGCAGGGTTGTTTACTACCCAGTTCTTTTTCCCGACGGCGATTGGCGCATGTATTTTTTCGACGAAACGAGCGCATGATGAGATCGGTGGTTTCGATGAAGAGATCGTACTGTGTGAAGACTGTGACTACGTAAAACGTGCGAGCAAAACATGGCGATTTAGATTCCTAAATATGACTTTTGGTTTTGACCCACGTCGCTTAGACCAAGATGGTGTTGTGAAGACAGGCTCTACTTATCTTAAAGCCAATGTAAGACGCTTCTTTAAAGGCGAAATGCGTAACAACGAAATGAACTACAAGTTTGGTCACTACAAAGAACAGTAA
- a CDS encoding IS3 family transposase: MRLPPYSLGIKNQGFVLNHKTVQRLMAQLNLKSTVRIKKYRSYRGESGTTAPNVLERDFSATQPDEKWVTDVTEFKVKEQKVYLSPVVDLFTQEVVAYRVAKNACLPLVTDMLTEAISTLKPNSKPIIHSDQGWQYRHRHYQKKVAESGLTQSMSRKGNCLDNAVAENFFALLKTEMYHNQSFEDADALIEQIKEYIEYYNTKRIKVKLKGLTPMEYRTQALKAA; this comes from the coding sequence ATACGGCTACCGCCGTATTCACTTGGAATTAAAAATCAGGGGTTCGTGCTCAATCACAAAACGGTTCAAAGGCTTATGGCTCAGCTCAACCTTAAATCGACGGTCAGGATTAAAAAGTATCGTTCATACCGAGGTGAGTCTGGAACAACTGCTCCTAACGTGCTTGAAAGAGATTTTAGTGCGACTCAACCCGATGAAAAATGGGTAACTGATGTCACGGAGTTCAAAGTCAAAGAGCAGAAAGTATACTTGTCTCCCGTTGTCGACTTGTTTACTCAGGAAGTGGTTGCTTATAGAGTGGCCAAAAATGCTTGTTTGCCGCTTGTCACGGATATGCTGACGGAGGCTATATCTACGCTTAAACCCAACTCAAAGCCAATTATACACAGCGATCAAGGTTGGCAATATCGTCATCGACACTATCAGAAAAAGGTAGCGGAGAGTGGGTTAACGCAAAGCATGTCGAGAAAAGGTAACTGCTTGGATAATGCTGTTGCTGAAAACTTTTTTGCTTTACTCAAAACAGAGATGTATCACAACCAAAGCTTTGAAGATGCAGATGCTCTGATAGAGCAAATTAAAGAATACATCGAGTACTACAATACCAAACGTATAAAAGTGAAACTAAAAGGCCTGACTCCGATGGAATATCGAACTCAGGCCTTGAAAGCCGCTTAA
- a CDS encoding paraquat-inducible protein A, whose translation MPERFTKSCHECGLVSQFEELSAGSEASCPRCSHTLSSVGHHKEQGVMAYAVASLITLIMSLTFPYMSFSVQGISQQITLYQAVDMMNRMDNSLIAILLFLAVILLPAYFLVLSLWFYLLVDRNKHVHYASNRFTFLALKSLSWAKPWLMVDVFLIGVLVSLIKIASLADVSMGLSFWAFCIYAMLVVKTISLVDFDWLWDRLVPTKTSQDQMVGSIFQNKQHLACHICGQVHSYSESTHHCSRCHTHLHRFEPIKNLQIAWALLFTSVVFYIPANLYPMMYTSAFGSSEGSTIMEGVILLWNMGSYPVALIILIASVFIPMAKMVALAYLYWNAKRVHGLTAQRANRYLKLYRVTEFIGRWSMIDIFVVAILVALVQLDGVMAIYPGPAALSFASVVIFTMLSAMIFDSRIIWK comes from the coding sequence TTGCCTGAACGCTTTACCAAGTCATGTCACGAATGCGGGCTGGTTAGTCAGTTTGAAGAGTTGTCTGCGGGCAGCGAAGCGTCTTGTCCAAGATGTTCTCATACCTTGTCGAGTGTCGGGCATCACAAAGAGCAGGGTGTGATGGCTTATGCGGTCGCGAGTCTTATTACGTTGATAATGAGCCTCACCTTCCCTTATATGTCGTTCAGCGTTCAAGGAATTAGCCAACAAATTACCTTGTATCAAGCTGTCGATATGATGAATCGAATGGACAACAGCCTGATCGCAATCTTACTTTTTTTAGCCGTCATTCTTTTACCTGCGTACTTTTTAGTTTTGTCTCTCTGGTTCTATCTGCTTGTTGACCGAAATAAACACGTTCATTACGCATCCAATCGCTTTACGTTTTTGGCTTTGAAGTCATTAAGTTGGGCAAAGCCATGGTTGATGGTCGATGTGTTCTTAATTGGTGTGTTGGTGAGCTTGATTAAGATAGCGTCTTTGGCTGATGTCTCCATGGGCCTGTCGTTCTGGGCGTTTTGTATTTACGCCATGCTGGTGGTGAAGACGATTTCTTTGGTGGACTTTGATTGGCTATGGGATCGCTTAGTACCAACGAAAACCTCACAAGATCAAATGGTAGGAAGCATCTTTCAAAATAAGCAGCATCTAGCCTGTCACATTTGCGGACAAGTACACAGCTACAGTGAGAGCACGCATCATTGCTCGCGCTGCCACACGCACTTACATCGCTTTGAACCAATCAAAAACCTGCAGATAGCGTGGGCGCTGTTGTTTACTTCGGTGGTGTTTTATATCCCCGCCAACCTGTACCCGATGATGTATACCTCGGCTTTTGGAAGTAGCGAGGGCTCAACCATCATGGAAGGGGTTATCTTACTTTGGAATATGGGTTCATACCCTGTGGCACTTATCATTCTTATTGCGAGTGTATTTATCCCAATGGCGAAGATGGTCGCTCTGGCTTATTTGTACTGGAATGCCAAAAGGGTGCATGGGCTCACAGCGCAAAGGGCGAATCGTTACTTAAAGCTGTACCGCGTGACTGAATTTATTGGCCGTTGGTCGATGATAGATATTTTCGTTGTCGCCATCTTAGTGGCATTGGTTCAATTAGATGGCGTTATGGCTATTTATCCGGGCCCAGCGGCTCTGTCGTTTGCGTCGGTCGTCATCTTTACGATGTTGTCAGCGATGATTTTCGACTCCCGAATTATATGGAAGTAA